actttgattagtagtaaagctcgaattcgattttgcgcacgatttggcgtagcttgtcagtgctttacggctctgtgtattacttgccgctccagctgaacgcacgtgatggagctttactactaatcaaagtaccggcttcattgactaaacgcgcctcacgacatcgtgcgattaatcgttgcagccctaagATTTAaccattcttttaaaaaataaaaaaaataagacatgACATGAAATCTTTTACATGAGAGTGTGGCTATTTGTGTGTTGATGACTGGCCACATATGTCCTACGTCAACATAGcaaatatcttttatttcagtggATCAAAGAAATTAGGATTTcttgtaatatgtaattttgtCCTCAAGGAGTCAGCATTGATTTCCATAACTGAAATGTTGTTCTTTCAGGTGTCAGGTTGGTTGGAGGTTCTCGCTGCTCTGGGAGGTTAGAGATACTTCATGATCAGACgtggatgtcagtgtgtgacgctgcctttgaccagcaggatgcagaggttgtgtgtagagagctggactgtggggctcctgtacaggtgctgggagcagctgcttttgggAAAGGAGATGctcagatgtggacacaagagattcagtgtaGAGGAAATGAGTCTCAGATTCACCTTTGTCCAACATCACCATCACATGAAAAAAACTGTTCTCATGACAGTCATGTTGGACTGGCTTGTGCAGGTTTgatccttttttcttttcttcttttttttaataaactggaaTCAAATGTAATATTCTCTAACAAAACCTCACATagtattattttcttctttttgtgtttctttcCTCATTCTTTACCTTTGTCCATTTGTTTTCCTTAAATTTCcccttttgttttttgataCCCTCTAAATTTATTATACAGGCAATGTTAGAGTGAGGTTGGTTGGTGGTCACAGTCGCT
Above is a genomic segment from Labeo rohita strain BAU-BD-2019 unplaced genomic scaffold, IGBB_LRoh.1.0 scaffold_2816, whole genome shotgun sequence containing:
- the LOC127160043 gene encoding scavenger receptor cysteine-rich type 1 protein M130-like, whose product is FSYLEVRLVGGSRCSGRLEILHDQTWMSVCDAAFDQQDAEVVCRELDCGAPVQVLGAAAFGKGDAQMWTQEIQCRGNESQIHLCPTSPSHEKNCSHDSHVGLACAGNVRVRLVGGHSRCAGRVEVHHRGQWGTVCDHDWDLADAAVVCRELDCGEPVDALGGAHFGQGSGPIWDDLMLCTGSEFSLKICASVKTTFQSCDHTNDAGVICS